One window of the Eucalyptus grandis isolate ANBG69807.140 chromosome 8, ASM1654582v1, whole genome shotgun sequence genome contains the following:
- the LOC104414102 gene encoding MADS-box transcription factor 27, whose product MGRGKIVIRRIDNSTSRQVTFSKRRKGLIKKAKELAILCDAQVGLVIFSSTGKLHEYSSTSMKSVFERYQTTKEEHQQPLNPLSDLKFWQREAAILRQELKSLRETHRKLMGEQLSGLNVKDLHNLENQLEMSLRGVRVNKEQILNDEIRELSRKGSMIHQENVELCRKANLVRQENMELLKKVYGTSNVNSSNENGFYPYELRTAEDPHVAIHL is encoded by the exons ATGGGCAGAGGAAAAATTGTGATCCGAAGGATCGACAACTCGACGAGCAGGCAAGTCACCTTCTCAAAGCGAAGGAAGGGCTTGATCAAGAAGGCCAAAGAGCTGGCTATTCTCTGTGATGCCCAAGTTGGGCTCGTCATCTTCTCCAGCACTGGAAAGTTGCATGAGTATTCTAGCACCAG CATGAAGTCAGTTTTCGAAAGATATCagacaacaaaagaagaacatcAGCAGCCTCTCAATCCGTTATCCGATCTCAAG TTTTGGCAAAGGGAGGCGGCAATCTTAAGGCAAGAATTGAAGAGTCTACGTGAAACCCACAG GAAGTTGATGGGAGAGCAACTCAGCGGACTAAACGTAAAGGACCTACATAATTTAGAAAACCAGTTGGAGATGAGTTTGCGTGGTGTCCGAGTTAATAAG GAGCAGATTTTGAACGACGAAATACGAGAATTGAGTCGAAAG GGAAGCATGATTCATCAAGAAAATGTGGAACTATGTAGGAAGGCGAACCTTGTTCGCCAGGAGAACATGGAGTTACTAAAAAAG GTTTATGGGACGTCAAACGTGAATTCGTCAAATGAAAATGGGTTTTATCCGTATGAGCTTCGCACAGCAGAAGATCCGCACGTGGCCATTCATCTGTAG